The nucleotide window CAAAATCTTTTTCTACATTAAATCCCGGTTCCAGTTCGCTGACTACTACGGCGGAAATGTAGATTCCTGCTACCATGCTTATAAAATAAGTGATGGCGAGCATGAATCCCTGGTAAACACTTATATCACCCATAGAAGCTTTCCCTATGAAGGTAGTAATGGCTCCCAGGGCTACAATGGGTACCACGTAATTGATGATCATTTCGTTCTGATCATTCGGTTCTGCCGTGATTTTATCCCACTCTGCAGTAGGATTGGCGATAATGCCTTTTATTCTTTCCCAGATTTTCTTAAAATCCATAATATTGTATTTTTGTTTAGACTACAAATGTATCACATTTAAGGCTTTTTTAAAAATTTATTTGATAAAGTAATCTATGAAAGTTATAAACGCTGATATTCTCGTGGTTCTGGGTCCGACGGCAAGCGGCAAAACTTCTTTTGCGGCTCATTTGGCTCATGAATTTGACGGAGAGGTTATTAGTGCCGATTCCCGCCAGGTGTATAAAGAGATGAACCTTGGTACAGGCAAGGATTATAAGGACTACCAGGTAGGAGCGCATCAAATACCCTATCATCTGATAGATATTGCAGAACCCGGTACCCGATACAATGTTTATGAATTTCAGAAAGATTTTCTGGAAGTTTACCAATCTTTGAAAAGCAGGGGAAAGCTTCCCGTGTTATGCGGCGGATCGGGTTTGTATATTGAATCGGTTTTAAAGGGCTACAAGCTGATTCACGTGCCTATTGATCCTGAATTGAGACAATCCCTTTATGGAAAACCGCTGAGTAAACTCAGGGAAATTTTGCTTTCCTATAAACAGAATCTGCATAACACCACCGATCTGACATCTGTCAAAAGGGCGATAAGGGCCATTGAAATAGCCAGATACTATAGTGAGCATTCTGAGATCGACTTTGAGTACCCTAGTATCCAGTCATTTATATTTGGAATTGCATTTGACCGGCCAACTCAACGACGGCGTATTACCGAAAGACTTAAACAAAGACTGGAGAGCGGGATGATTGAAGAGGTAGAGCATTTGATGAAAAGCGGTCTCTCCACTGACGACCTGGAGTATTACGGGCTGGAGTATAAATATATTGTCAGGTACCTTGTAGGGGAGATTTCCTATGAAACGATGTTTGAGCAGTTGAATATTGCTATTCATCAGTTTGCCAAAAGACAGATGACCTGGTTCCGGAAAATGGAACGCAATGGAATGAAGATCCACTGGATTGACGGTCATCTGCCGTTGTATGAGAAGCTTGAAAAAGCGAAGGCATTGGCTGCCCAATACTGAAGATCACCCGAAATGCTAAGGAGTATAGTGTATCTTTCCATTATTCCTTAAGCCATTGGTCGAGCCATTTAAAGAACTCGCGCTGCCAGAGTATTCCGTTCTGGGGTTTGAGCACCCAGTGATTTTCGTTGGGGAAAAACAGGAATTTGCTGGGAATATCCTGTAGCTGTGCAGCATTGAATGCACTCATGCTGTGGGTATAAGGGATCCGGTAATCTTTTTCACCGTGGATCACCATAATTGGTGTATCCCATTCATCTACAAACCGATGAGGCGACTGTTCATATACCTCTTTATTTTCTTCTTCCCAGTAAGGTCCCCCCAGGTCCCAGTTGGGAAACCACATCTCTTCGGTTTGAAGGTAGAAGGATTCCAGGTTGAGCATCCCGTCGTGTGCTATAAATGCATCGAATCTTCCTTCGTGGTGGCCTGCCAGGTAAAAGACCGAATATCCCCCGTAGCTTGCTCCCACGGCACCAAGATTTTCCTCGTCTGCATAGGGTTCTTTTTTTACTGCATCAATGGCGCTCAGATAATCTTCAATATTTTGTCCGGCATAATCTCCGCTGATCTGTTCCAGCCAGTCCATGCCAAACGAAGGCAATCCCCTTCTGTTGGGGGCCACCACAATGTATCCGTTGGCAGCCATCGTCTGGAAGTTCCAGCGGTAAGAGAAAAACTGGCTTACTGAAGATTGAGGTCCGCCCTGGCAATATAGCAGGGTAGGGTATTTCTTATCCCTGTCGAAATTGGGCGGATAGATCACCCAAGTGAGCATTTCTTTGCCGTCAGTGGTTCCAATCCATCTTTTTTCCACTTCTCCCATGGTCAGTTGGTCCATCAGGTTTTCATTGATGAAGCTCACCTGGGTTTCCTTGCCTGTGGCAGGATCGATACTGTAAATCTCCGTGGGCTGTGACATAGATTGTTTGGAGCCTATCAGTATATCTCCTGCCGGCTCCACTGAACGGTAGTTATGCTTTCCTTCAGTAATCTGTCTTATATTACCGTCCTCCAGATTGAGCTCGTAAATCTGAAACCGGGCATGGTAATCGCTGGTGAAATAAAGTTTTTTGCTGTCGTCGCTCCAGGTCAGGCCTTGCGCATTTTGTTCGAATTCTGTGGAATAATTGGTCTCCTCACCTGTATTGAAGTTATAAACAAAAATCCTGTTCTTATCGGACTCATAACCGTCTCTGCGCATGCTTTCCCAGGCTATCAGCTCGCCGTTGGGAGAATAGACCGCCGCCTTGTCATATCCCTCATGCTTTTCTTTGGTTAGATTTTTCGTTTCACCGCTCTCCAGGTCATGAATGTATATTTCGGAGTTGGTGCTTAGGGTATATTCCTTGCCCGTGAGTTTTTTACAGGTATAGGTAATTTTTTTGCTATCCGGGCTCCAGTTTACCTGTTCCATGCCGCCAAAGGGCTCCAGGGGGGCGTGGTATTTTTCTCCTTCCATAATATCCACAGAGTTGGTAACTTCAGATCCATTGTAATCTGCTACAAAAACGTGGCTGTATTTGTAGTTGTGCCATTCATCCCAGTGTCGGTACATCAGATCGGTCTCTATTCGTGCATTGGCCTCGGGCAGGTCGGGATGGATGTCATGCACGGATTGGTCGAGTTTGACCTCCTTGATGTACAATATTTTTTCCTGGTCAGGGGCGTACTCGAATCCGTTGATGCCGCCTTCAATGTCCGATATCCGTTTTTTGCCGCTTCCGTCCGGGTTCATCTCCCATAGCTGATTGGAGCCACTCCGGGATGAGAGGTATCCGATTTTTTCTCCGTCGGGACGCCACCTTGCATTAGATTCCGTCGCCTCTGTGCGGGTAAGGTTTTTCATTTCATTTTCCCCAATCGATGTGACGAAAATTTCTCCGTTACTGCTGTTTTCTTGCACATTGTGGAAGGAGGAGCGGAAAAGTATTTGATCCCCGGCTGGAGAAACCCTCACGCCGCTGATTCTTCCAAATGACCATAAAGCCTCAGGGGTCATAATATCGGAATTCAATTCAACCTGATCAACAGGATTATTTGTCGTTTGGACCGATGGCTCCTTTTTTTCCGTTTGCTCTGCACAGGAAGAAAGAAAGAGCACTATAATAACGATTAAGATAGGAAGGATGCTTTTTTTCATGATGTAGCTTTGATTAATTATATCATTCATTAATATAACAGTTTATTAAAAGTTTGAATTTCAAATTGATTTACATGCCAAATTCATGTATTTTGCTTGTATCACCATGGAACCCGCATGTTACTCATGTTCTTGTTGTGGAGGCCACTGCATGCGGGTTTCATAAGAAATTTTTAACAAATTAACATTCGAGACGCAATGCTTTGCGCATCTACCAGCTTGTTGCAGTTGTCTCGCTGCTTACCCTTATGCAACTGGCTAACTTTTCACCTCTTCTCGTTTTCTTGTCTTCCTGTATTTCCTGCTATCCATTGAAATACGCCATGGCGTATTTCTACACAAATTCGTACAACATCAAACTCTTGTCAAACCCGCCTGTCGGCGGACAGGCAATCAAACTCCTGTCAAA belongs to Bacteroidales bacterium and includes:
- a CDS encoding YIP1 family protein; its protein translation is MDFKKIWERIKGIIANPTAEWDKITAEPNDQNEMIINYVVPIVALGAITTFIGKASMGDISVYQGFMLAITYFISMVAGIYISAVVVSELEPGFNVEKDFGGTLKLIVYSATASLVASVVASLHPGLSFIGLFGLYSLYLFWVGLPKIMDVAEDKKVGFVLIAALIILAITFILNFILQSIFVASSI
- the miaA gene encoding tRNA (adenosine(37)-N6)-dimethylallyltransferase MiaA, with amino-acid sequence MKVINADILVVLGPTASGKTSFAAHLAHEFDGEVISADSRQVYKEMNLGTGKDYKDYQVGAHQIPYHLIDIAEPGTRYNVYEFQKDFLEVYQSLKSRGKLPVLCGGSGLYIESVLKGYKLIHVPIDPELRQSLYGKPLSKLREILLSYKQNLHNTTDLTSVKRAIRAIEIARYYSEHSEIDFEYPSIQSFIFGIAFDRPTQRRRITERLKQRLESGMIEEVEHLMKSGLSTDDLEYYGLEYKYIVRYLVGEISYETMFEQLNIAIHQFAKRQMTWFRKMERNGMKIHWIDGHLPLYEKLEKAKALAAQY
- a CDS encoding S9 family peptidase; this translates as MKKSILPILIVIIVLFLSSCAEQTEKKEPSVQTTNNPVDQVELNSDIMTPEALWSFGRISGVRVSPAGDQILFRSSFHNVQENSSNGEIFVTSIGENEMKNLTRTEATESNARWRPDGEKIGYLSSRSGSNQLWEMNPDGSGKKRISDIEGGINGFEYAPDQEKILYIKEVKLDQSVHDIHPDLPEANARIETDLMYRHWDEWHNYKYSHVFVADYNGSEVTNSVDIMEGEKYHAPLEPFGGMEQVNWSPDSKKITYTCKKLTGKEYTLSTNSEIYIHDLESGETKNLTKEKHEGYDKAAVYSPNGELIAWESMRRDGYESDKNRIFVYNFNTGEETNYSTEFEQNAQGLTWSDDSKKLYFTSDYHARFQIYELNLEDGNIRQITEGKHNYRSVEPAGDILIGSKQSMSQPTEIYSIDPATGKETQVSFINENLMDQLTMGEVEKRWIGTTDGKEMLTWVIYPPNFDRDKKYPTLLYCQGGPQSSVSQFFSYRWNFQTMAANGYIVVAPNRRGLPSFGMDWLEQISGDYAGQNIEDYLSAIDAVKKEPYADEENLGAVGASYGGYSVFYLAGHHEGRFDAFIAHDGMLNLESFYLQTEEMWFPNWDLGGPYWEEENKEVYEQSPHRFVDEWDTPIMVIHGEKDYRIPYTHSMSAFNAAQLQDIPSKFLFFPNENHWVLKPQNGILWQREFFKWLDQWLKE